GGAGTCTCTTGGTCTGCTTGAAGGTAGCTGTCTGGGAGATCCAGTAAGTCCTGGCTAAACGGATGTAAAGATACCCGATGATGACCCCTGGGGCTACAATACTGGTGCAGAAGAGTATGGTGATGTAGATCTTGTAGGAGAGAGGGTTCCAAGTTGGGTGGCAGATGCTCTTATCCCCGATTTGCACAAGTTGGATTGTGATAATCATAGGGAGAGTCAGTAAAAAGGAAGCTGCCCAGACCAATAGAGCAATGGCTTTCCTATAGCTTTTAGACCTCTTAACCGTGTCCAGGGGCTTGAGAACAGCAAAGTAGCGCTCAGTGCTCATGATTGTCAAGGTGAAGATGCTGGCATGCATGGTCAGGAAGTCCAAGCTGAAAAGGATTCTGCAGCCGATGTCCCCAAAGTACCATACCTTCATAAAGTAGGTGCAGACGATGAAAGGGATAGTGATGAGATAAAGAAGGTCTGCCAGGGCAAGGCTTATGATGTAGATGTACATAGAGGCAGCTGAGCGCATGGAGTGGCACATCACCACTAAGGTGTACATGTTGCCTGTGACCCCAATCACACACATGAAGGACAGGATGGTCCCGATGCAGAAAGTGACCACCAGATCTTCCATGGAACTGGATCCTTGTGGCCCGGCAGTGGATCCATTGATAGAACCGTTCATGATCACTTCAAAAGAGGTCCCTTCACTGGTTTCTGTAGCCATCTAAAAAACAAATCTGGTCAACTAtgtagtcatttttttcttttctattttatttcaaGATGTGATCTTTCCCAAAACTGTTTGTTAGCGTTTACGAAGCAGTTATAAATCTGACTCGATGTCCAATGTTAAATGactattaaaagtaaaaaaaaaaaaaaaaaaaaaaaacttttacagcTGTTGCATACAGTATAAAGCAAATCAACCTTCTTTCACATATTGCAATCTTTTGAAAACACTGTGTCAGACATTCACCATTTCTGCAAGGGACCccatataaaagtttcccatgctTGTCATGTGTATACTATGCATATAAATTATTGTTCTTTGGTTGACCATGCGTCACAATAGTTCCCAGTCATTAACCATCCTGATCTTTGCTTGGCCaggcttttactatgctttactatgctatTCATTTACCACAGTTAGGCACATTAGAGCATTTGTATTTCccaattagcatttttttttttattaatcattaTGGGTTTTTAGTTTGAATAAAATGCCGTGGTCACTTTTTAATAGGGCATGCTGCTTCCTGTCAAGTTATTTAATCAGAAATTACAATCTGTACCAAACTATTGTTTAAGAAAAAGCTTAGCTTCTTACCTGAGGAAGATGAATGGAGAAAAGGGGTTTAAGGTAAGTTTGCCCACTGGAATACACCCTTGAGTACTTAATTCTATTGAGTCATGTACTTGCCATTATTCTAATCCCAATGGTGTATGAAGCTGTTGTGTCATTAATAATTGTGTCAAATTCAAACTCATGTATTGCTTTAGAATCCAAGGAGACAGCAGTCAAGTAGGAACAGAGCTTTTCAAAATATTGAAAACTTAA
The DNA window shown above is from Acipenser ruthenus chromosome 17, fAciRut3.2 maternal haplotype, whole genome shotgun sequence and carries:
- the LOC117422830 gene encoding urotensin-2 receptor is translated as MATETSEGTSFEVIMNGSINGSTAGPQGSSSMEDLVVTFCIGTILSFMCVIGVTGNMYTLVVMCHSMRSAASMYIYIISLALADLLYLITIPFIVCTYFMKVWYFGDIGCRILFSLDFLTMHASIFTLTIMSTERYFAVLKPLDTVKRSKSYRKAIALLVWAASFLLTLPMIITIQLVQIGDKSICHPTWNPLSYKIYITILFCTSIVAPGVIIGYLYIRLARTYWISQTATFKQTKRLPNQKVLYLIFTIVLVFWACFLPFWIWQLIGQFYESFPVSSKAKRNINYLTTCLTYSNSCINPFLYTLLTKNYKEYLRNRQRAWASTGYFNRRNRSQRSQRRSLSSSSQHCTESFMLTHVAGGNSSF